The Enterobacter kobei genome has a segment encoding these proteins:
- the uvrY gene encoding UvrY/SirA/GacA family response regulator transcription factor has product MINVLLVDDHELVRAGIRRILEDIKGIKVAGEVCCGEDAVKWCRTNSADVVLMDMNMPGIGGLEATRKIARTFVDTKVIMLTVHTENPLPAKVMQAGAAGYLSKGAAPQEVVNAIRSVFAGQRYIASDIAQQMALSQIEPEKNESPFASLSERELQIMLMITKGQKVNEISEQLNLSPKTVNSYRYRMFSKLNIHGDVELTHLAIRHGLCNAETLLSQ; this is encoded by the coding sequence TTGATCAACGTCCTTCTTGTTGATGACCACGAACTGGTGCGCGCAGGGATACGACGCATTCTTGAAGATATAAAAGGGATTAAAGTTGCCGGAGAGGTGTGCTGTGGGGAAGATGCCGTAAAATGGTGCCGCACAAACTCCGCCGATGTGGTGCTGATGGATATGAACATGCCCGGCATCGGTGGCCTTGAGGCAACGCGCAAAATTGCGCGTACCTTCGTAGATACCAAAGTCATCATGCTGACCGTGCATACTGAAAATCCACTGCCTGCGAAAGTGATGCAGGCGGGTGCGGCCGGTTACCTGAGTAAAGGTGCCGCTCCGCAGGAGGTCGTCAATGCCATCCGCTCCGTGTTTGCCGGGCAGCGTTACATCGCCTCTGACATTGCGCAACAGATGGCTTTGAGCCAGATCGAACCCGAGAAAAACGAGTCCCCGTTTGCCAGTTTGTCTGAGCGCGAATTGCAGATTATGCTGATGATCACGAAAGGTCAGAAGGTAAATGAGATCTCGGAACAGCTGAACCTCAGCCCGAAAACGGTGAACAGCTATCGTTATCGAATGTTCAGTAAACTGAACATTCATGGTGATGTTGAACTGACTCATCTGGCCATCCGACATGGTTTATGTAATGCGGAGACGTTGTTAAGTCAGTGA